GCGATCGCGTCTGCGGCCACCGTCGCCGCCGAGCTGATCCCCGCCCGCACGCCTCGCTCGGCCGACGTCAGCAACACCGACGTGCTGCGCATGGTGATCGGCGGCGCGGCGCTGGCACTGCTGGGGATGCGCCGCTACGTCTTCGCCCGGCCGCCGCTGCTGGGACCCAGCGGCCAGCTCGTCGCGACCGGTGCCACCGTCTTCATGGGTTATCCCTTCCTGCGGGGCGCGCTGCGCTCGATCCGGTCCGGCAAGGCCGGCACCGACGCACTGGTGACCGCCGCGACCGTGGCCAGCCTGGTACTTCGGGAGAACGTGGTCGCGCTGACCGTGCTGTGGCTGCTCAACATCGGTGAGTACCTGCAGGATCTGACGCTGCGCCGCACCCGCCGTGCCATCTCGGATCTGTTGCGCGGCAACCAGGACACCGCGTGGGTCCGGTTGCCCGACGGCATTGAAGTGCAGGTGCCCATCGACACGGTGCAGATCGGCGATGAGGTGATCATCCACGACCACGTGGCGATCCCGGTCGACGGCGAGGTCATCGACGGCGAAGCAATCGTGGACCAATCGGCCATCACCGGCGAGACCCTGCCGGTCAGCGTGATCGCCGGGGCGCGAGTGCATGCCGGTTCGGTGGTGGTGCGCGGACGAGTGGTGGTCCGGGCCACCGCGGTGGGAAACCAGACCGTGATCGGCCGCATCATCAGCCGCGTCGAGGAGGCGCAGCACGACCGCGCACCGATCCAGACCGTCGGCGAGAACTTCTCGCGGCGCTTCGTGCCGGCCTCGTTCATCCTGTCGGCGATCACCTTGGTGCTCACCGGCGATGTCCGCCGCGCGATGACGATGCTGTTGATCGCCTGCCCGTGCGCGGTGGGGCTGGCCACGCCGACCGCGATCAGCGCGGCTATCGGCAACGGCGCCCGGCGCGGCATCCTGATCAAGGGCGGCTCGCATCTGGAGCAGGCCGGCCGGGTGGACGCGATCGTGTTCGACAAGACCGGCACGCTGACGGTGGGACGTCCGGTGGTGACCAATATCGTTGCCATCCACAAGGATTGGCAGCCCGAACAGGTACTCGCCTATGCCGCCAGCTCGGAGCTGCATTCCCGTCACCCGCTGGCCGAAGCGGTGATTCGGTCCACCGAAGAACGCCACATCAGCATCCCGCCGCACGAGGAGTGTGAGGTCCTGGTGGGGCTGGGCATCCGGACCTGGGCCGACGGCCGCACCCTGCTGCTGGGCAGCCCGAACCTGCTGCGCTCGGAGAAGGTCCGCATCTCCAAGAAGGCGGCGGACTGGGTCAACAAGCTGCGCGCGCAGGCCGAGACCCCGCTGCTGCTGGCGGTCGATGGCACCTTGGTCGGGTTGATCAGTCTGCGCGACGAGGTGCGCCCAGAATCACGCGAAGTGCTTGAGGCGTTACGCGCCAAAGGCATTCGTCGCATCATCATGCTCACCGGCGATCATCCGGAGACGGCGGCTGCGGTGGCCGCCGAACTCGGCATCGATGAATGGCGAGCCGAGGTGCTGCCGGAGGACAAGCTGCAGGTGGTGCGCGGACTGCAGGACGAGGGCTACGTGGTGGGCATGGTCGGTGACGGCGTCAACGACGCACCGGCCTTGGCCGCCGCTGACATCGGTATCGCGATGGGGCTGGCCGGTACCGATGTTGCGGTGGAGACCGCCGATGTCGCCCTGGCCAACGACGACTTGCGCCGGCTGCTCGACGTCAGAGACCTGGGCGGACGTGCTGTTGAGGTGATCCGGCAGAACTACGGCATGTCGATCGCGGTCAACGCCGCCGGTCTGTTGATCGGCGCCGGCGGTGCGCTGTCACCGGTGCTCGCGGCGATCCTGCACAACGCGTCGTCGGTGGCCGTCGTCGCCAACAGCTCGCGGTTGATTCGCTACCGGCTGGGCGCCGAGTCGGCCACGCCGATGGCGTCCGTGCCGTCCGTGCCGTAATCTGTCGACGTCCCGACTGTTCCTGTCGAGCACCACCACCAGCTCCAGGGCAGTCGGGACTTAGCGTCGGTAGGCGCAACAATCCGTTAGCAGCCTTTAACAGCCGCAGCCCTCACCGCGCCAGGACCGGAAACCCTGCCACACCGAAACGGCGGCAACCCCCAGACCGATCAGCGGGTCCAGCCACCAACCGCCGGACCACCCGGTGGTGAGAGTCAACCCGACCAGTACCGCGGCGGCCTGGATCGCACACAGATAGTTCTGCACTCCCTCACCGACTGTCGCCGCCGAGCCGAGCCGCGTGCCGAGCCGCCGCTGGGCCCGGCCCAGCATCGGCATCACCAGCACGGCCGCCGCGGTGACCGCGATGCCGATGGCGCTGCCCTCGCTGCGGTGGTCGCCGAAGAAGTGGCGTATCGATTCCGCGGCGATATAGGGGGCGTTGATCCAGAACGAGATCGCCACGCCGATCTGAGCGCGCCGCTCCGCCGTCTCGGACAGTGTGCGGGCTCCGGTGAACCGCCAGATCACCACGGCCCCGGCCATCGCCTCGGGAATGGCGCCCAGCGCCCAGCCGGTCAGGGCGATCGAACCGGCGGCCAGGCCCTGCCACAGGCCCACCACGCCTTCGATACCCACCAGGACCAGGCTTACCCAGGCAAGCCGCCGAGCCCAGGTCGCTGCGCGGTGCCAGCCCCCATCGCGAACAACGGAGACACCATGGGCGTGTCCAGCATGATCGTGATCGTGGTCGTGGTGCCCGATGGTCGTGACCGGGGCGTCGATCACCGAATCGGCGATGCCCGCTGCCGGGCCCACGACGCTGCTGTCCACGCAAAAAATGTTACCTGGCGTTTCGGTGAGGCAGCCGTCACAGCGCCGGCGCCTCAGGCGGCACTCAGCTGTTGGAGTCCACCTTGACGACGCGGTCGTTGCCACGGTCGGCGACGAAGACATTGCCGCGTTTGTCGACGGCGACGTCCAACGGGGCGTTGAGTCCGGTGAACGGCAGCACCACCGGGATCGCGGCCCCGGCGGCCAGCTTCACGACCTTGTTGCGGTTGTGCTCGGTGACATAGACGTCGCCGGCTTCGTCCACCGCGATGCCCCACGGTGCGACGATCCCCGCGAAAGGCAGCACCACCTGTTCGCCCGAGGCGGCCACCAGCTTGAGCACCCGGTTGTTGGCGGTGTCGGTGACGTAGACATTGCCGGCGGAGTCGACTGCCACCCCGTCGGGCTTGTTGAGGCCGACGAACGGCACCGTGGTCTGAGTGTTGGTGACGGTGTCCAGGCGCAGCACGACGTCGTTGCCGCGATCGGCAACATAGACGTTGCCGCCGTCGGAGTCCACCGCCACCCCGTCAGGGTCGTCCAGGCCGGCGAACGGCAGCACCGTGTGAGTCTCGGAGTCCGCGCTGAGCTTGACCACCCGATTGTTGACATCGGAGAAGTAGATGTTGCCGATGCCGTCGACCGCCACGCCGCGCGGCTGGTACTGGTCACTGAAGGGCACCACCGTCGAGGCGGCCGAGTCGGCGGCCAGGCGCACCACCCGGCCGTGGATGCCTTCACTGCTGACGTAAACGTTGCCGTCGCCGTCCAGCGCCACCCCACCCGGTGAGAGCCGGAAGTCCAGGTCGGTGAACGGCAGCACGTCCTGCGGGGGCGCCGCCACCGGCGTCGCCGACGAGGGCTCTGAGATCACGTGCCCGATGCCGGCGACGACGGTGACCGCGGCAACCGCCGCGGCCGCCACCAGCACCGGCTTGCGGGGCAGCCGCCACCGTCGAGACGGGGTGGGGATCACCGTGGTCGAAGTCTGCAGGTCGTTGCGCAGCAGGGGTGACATCGGGAACGGCGCCGGGGGCGGGCCGCCCAGACCGGCACCCAAGGCGGCACCGAATCCGATGTCGGTCGGCGCCCATCCGGCTCGGCTCACGCCGGCCGACGCTGCGCCGCCACCTCGGCCCTCGGCTCGGGGCTCGGGTTCCAGGCCGCCGTGCAGGTGCAGTGCGGGCTCGCCACGCCGCAGGATCCGGGACACCTGGTGCCGTTCGGGCTCGGTCAGCGCCTGGTAGGCCGCGGCGGCGAGCTCACCGGCGCTGCTGTAGCGCTCCTCGGGTTTGCGGGCCAGTCCACGGGCCAGCACCGCGTCGATGGCCGCCGGAACGCGCCCCGGGCGCAGCTTGCTCGGTTGCGGAGGCTCGGCGGTGCGGCGTTCTTCTATCGCCTCGTCGAGGGTGTCGGCGGAGAACGGGCACACCCCGCTGAGTGCCTCGGCCAACACAGCCGCCAGCGAGTAGATGTCGGCGAGGTGCGTGACCTGCTCGCCGGTCAGACGCTCGGGCGCCATATAGGTGAGGCTGCCGACCGCCGGCTTGGCCCGCACGCCCGGTTCGGCGATGGCCGCGGCCACCCCGAAGTCCATCAGATAAGCCAGGTCGTCCTC
The window above is part of the Mycolicibacter sp. MU0102 genome. Proteins encoded here:
- the ctpC gene encoding manganese-exporting P-type ATPase CtpC, which translates into the protein MPTDELTVISDAAGRMRVQVSWVRGDSRRAVAAEEAAGRVNGVRTVHAYPRTGSVVVWYSPKRSDSAEILTAIASAATVAAELIPARTPRSADVSNTDVLRMVIGGAALALLGMRRYVFARPPLLGPSGQLVATGATVFMGYPFLRGALRSIRSGKAGTDALVTAATVASLVLRENVVALTVLWLLNIGEYLQDLTLRRTRRAISDLLRGNQDTAWVRLPDGIEVQVPIDTVQIGDEVIIHDHVAIPVDGEVIDGEAIVDQSAITGETLPVSVIAGARVHAGSVVVRGRVVVRATAVGNQTVIGRIISRVEEAQHDRAPIQTVGENFSRRFVPASFILSAITLVLTGDVRRAMTMLLIACPCAVGLATPTAISAAIGNGARRGILIKGGSHLEQAGRVDAIVFDKTGTLTVGRPVVTNIVAIHKDWQPEQVLAYAASSELHSRHPLAEAVIRSTEERHISIPPHEECEVLVGLGIRTWADGRTLLLGSPNLLRSEKVRISKKAADWVNKLRAQAETPLLLAVDGTLVGLISLRDEVRPESREVLEALRAKGIRRIIMLTGDHPETAAAVAAELGIDEWRAEVLPEDKLQVVRGLQDEGYVVGMVGDGVNDAPALAAADIGIAMGLAGTDVAVETADVALANDDLRRLLDVRDLGGRAVEVIRQNYGMSIAVNAAGLLIGAGGALSPVLAAILHNASSVAVVANSSRLIRYRLGAESATPMASVPSVP
- a CDS encoding cation transporter; protein product: MGHHDHDHDHAGHAHGVSVVRDGGWHRAATWARRLAWVSLVLVGIEGVVGLWQGLAAGSIALTGWALGAIPEAMAGAVVIWRFTGARTLSETAERRAQIGVAISFWINAPYIAAESIRHFFGDHRSEGSAIGIAVTAAAVLVMPMLGRAQRRLGTRLGSAATVGEGVQNYLCAIQAAAVLVGLTLTTGWSGGWWLDPLIGLGVAAVSVWQGFRSWRGEGCGC
- a CDS encoding serine/threonine-protein kinase PknD — its product is MNNPEPGSRTGSRFGPYQLGRLLGHGVVGEVYRAEDTRNDETVALKLISESLSADEAFRSRLEDEAEAAGQLTEPHVVPIRAYGEIDEVLYLETGLIDGTDLATALADAGPLSPPRAVAIVRQVAAALDAAHNAYVVHRDVKPDNILLTEDDLAYLMDFGVAAAIAEPGVRAKPAVGSLTYMAPERLTGEQVTHLADIYSLAAVLAEALSGVCPFSADTLDEAIEERRTAEPPQPSKLRPGRVPAAIDAVLARGLARKPEERYSSAGELAAAAYQALTEPERHQVSRILRRGEPALHLHGGLEPEPRAEGRGGGAASAGVSRAGWAPTDIGFGAALGAGLGGPPPAPFPMSPLLRNDLQTSTTVIPTPSRRWRLPRKPVLVAAAAVAAVTVVAGIGHVISEPSSATPVAAPPQDVLPFTDLDFRLSPGGVALDGDGNVYVSSEGIHGRVVRLAADSAASTVVPFSDQYQPRGVAVDGIGNIYFSDVNNRVVKLSADSETHTVLPFAGLDDPDGVAVDSDGGNVYVADRGNDVVLRLDTVTNTQTTVPFVGLNKPDGVAVDSAGNVYVTDTANNRVLKLVAASGEQVVLPFAGIVAPWGIAVDEAGDVYVTEHNRNKVVKLAAGAAIPVVLPFTGLNAPLDVAVDKRGNVFVADRGNDRVVKVDSNS